The following is a genomic window from Adhaeribacter radiodurans.
TTCTTTATTCTTGTTAATTTTATTTTTCCCAAAGATATCTTTTAATACCTGCGCTTCTGCCGCTGGTTTAGTGGCTATCCCAAGCACCAGCAGCAGCCCTAATCGAAGTAATAATTTCATGTGTTTTTACTTTATTAATAATTGCTTGCTGTTTGATTAAATGTAAGCAAATTTCTAATGCAAAAAAATAAGTAGATGCATTTTAAACGAACCGGGCTCTACATTATTGAACTCTAATTCAGGTATTTTAGTAAATTAAGTTTACATAAAAGCCTCTTTAACTTAACAAATTTCTGCATTATAAGTTACTTAAGCTTTTAATTTTATTTATGGATTTCCGGTAAGTTACTTCTTGTTAAAGCTTAGCTAAAAAAAATAATTTTTCGCGACTTTCTGCTTAAAAATCTCTCAAATAAGTGCCTGTTTAAAGAGTCCATCCGTAGAAATATTCCGGCACCCTTATTAGGACTTACGCCTTACATTAGCTAAACTACCAATAGAATTACTGTTTCAAACGATTACTCTGTGCATATGACCGAAACCCAAAAAGCAAAAAGAGCTCCTGCCCGAAAAAAAACGGAAACTCCCCCTAAAACAAAGAAGATTTTTGTGCTGGATACCTCTGTTATTCTCTACGACCACAGTGCCGTAGAGCATTTTGAAGAAAATGATGTAGCTATTCCGATTACTGTTTTAGAAGAACTCGACAATTTTAAAAAAGGTAACGATATTAAAAACTTTGAAGCCCGTGAATTTATTCGCTTCATCGACCAACTATCGCATGAAAATAAGCTCCAGGATTGGTTGCCGCTTAACGGTAAAAACAAAGGTAACTTCCGGGTATTAATGACCCATGATTCACCGGTGGATGCCGAAAAAGTGTTTAATGAGCGTAAAGCCGATCATAAAATTTTGAACTCAGCCTTGCAACTGCAGCACGAAATGCCGGACAGCAAGGTAATTCTGGTAACCAAAGATATAAACCTTCGCTTAAAGGCCCGCGCCTTAAACCTGCCCGCCGAAGATTATGAAACCGGTAAGGTGCAAAACGTAAATGCTTTATATACCGGTAACGATCGTCTGGAAAATGCCCCGGCTACCTTAATAAATGAGTTGTACGAAACCGGCATATCTACCAACCTCGAAGTATTAACGCAAGAACCCCAGGACAATCATTATTATATTTTAAAGAGTTTTAAAAATTCGGTGTTGGCTTATTATAATCCGGTAGAACGGCGACTTGAGCGGGTAGATAAATTAACGGGCTACGGTATAAAACCCCGTAATGCCGAACAAGCATTTGCTTTACACGCCATTATGAACCCGAATGTGAAATTAGTAACTATTCAGGGGGTAGCTGGTACGGGTAAAACTTTACTTACTTTAGCGGGTGCTATTGAACAGCGGCGCAACTACAAGCAAATTTACTTGGCGCGCCCCATTGTTCCGCTCAGTAACCGCGACATTGGCTTTTTACCCGGCGATATTAAATCAAAAATAAATCCGTACATGGAGCCGCTCTGGGATAACCTTAAGTTTATTCAGAACCAATTTATCGAAACCAGTAAAGAACACCAGAAATTAAAAGAATTAACCGAACAAGAAAAATTAGTAATTACGCCGCTGGCTTATATTCGGGGCCGGAGTTTATCGAACATTTTCTTTATCGTGGATGAGGCGCAAAACCTTACTCCCCACGAAATTAAAACTATAATTTCCCGGGCTGGCGAAAATACTAAAATTGTGTTTACCGGTGATATTTACCAAATTGATACTCCTTACCTGGATACGCAAAGCAACGGGTTATCTTATTTAATTGATAAAGCCAAAAATCACCCATTGTACGCGCACATTACTTTATTAAAAGGAGAACGGTCGGAATTAGCCAATCTGGCCAACGACCTTTTATAATTATATAGTATTAAGATGGCCTGCTCTGTTTATCCGGAGCAGGCTTTTCATTTTGGTACTATCGTTTTTAATAAAGTTTAAATTGAATTTTACTTTTTCCTTTAAGAAATAAATTATTTTTGGGTTTATAAGTAACTGTTACGGATAAGAACCTTCTGGTAATTTTTCTTGCAATAATCAGAAAAGTAAGTGCATTTGTTTTAAAACAATTTTGCAATTAAACCGAATTAATGATCTAGACCAAACCATGCACCTTATTGAGCTAACGGCCATCTATCCTTTAGACTACAAAGCTTTTTTTCAGCAAGGCTTGCGCGACCATCCTGATTGTTTTCGTACTAGTCCGGGTGATGAAAGATGGGCTTATTTCCCAACCGAAGGAACTCCGGAAAGTTTTACTTTGGCGGCTATTACTGAACAACAAGAGTTAATGGGCGTAGTAAGTTTTGAACGCGAAACTTCCCGCAACATGCGGCATAAAGCTTTACTGTACCGCATGTACGTGAGCAAACAATTTGCTGGTAATGGAATCGGGAAATTTCTTATTCAAAATACGCTAGATCGGGCCCGCCAATTACCCGGTCTGGAACAGGTCTTTCTTACGGTAATTGCCAGTAATGTAAAAGCTAAAAGCCTGTACAGTAGCTTTGGCTTTGAGCAGTTTTCGCACGAAAAAAATGCTATTAAAACTTCTGCCGGTATTTATTACCACGAAGAACAAATGGTTTTATTTTTATAAAAATTGTTCGGGTAACCAGCGAGGCTTTCTAATTAATAATATTAAATCTGATAACGATCTTTTAATATTTGCAAATGATGAAATTCGTGGGCGGCTATTATGGTTAGTATGCCCCTTACGGTTGCGTTGTTGTTATTCATGGTACCGGCTCTTTGCAAGGTAGTTTCATCAAAACTCGCGAATAAAGTAATGTTACCATGTCTTTGTAACTGGTACTCTTGCAGCAAGCTATTTATTTCCCGTTTACTAAATTGAGCAGCCGCAACGTAATCATTTTCCTCGAACCCGGGCAAAGATTGTTTTTCGCCGCGGGCAATACAAAGTGCCCGATACGCCATAATGCGTTCGGTATCAATCATGTGGCCGAATAATTCTTTTACGGTCCATTTACCAGATTTATAAGCAAAATTTTGCTTTTCCGATGAAAGCGAGGTCAGCAATTTACTAATATCATCTGCCTGTTCCTGCAATCGAACCAGAATATCTCCTTCCGGTATTTGCTGTAAATAACGATGATAAAAAGGCGCTACCTCAGAAAGGGGGGCTTTGGAAATCATAGCTTTATGTATTTATAAAAAAATCTGAAAATAAAAGATTTATATCAAAGTAAAAGTAAAAATCAATATAGCATCTCCGCTAGCTAATTGTAAAATTTTTCCGTATAAAACCCTAAATTAACTTTATAGCCCTATGAGTACACTAACAGATAAAGGTTTAGAAATTTCTAAAAAAGCTATTTTTCACATGCTGGTTAAGCGAGCGTCGGCCTTGTTGGGCAAACCGGTAAAAATTAGCTTGTTGTTGAAAGAAGCTTACGATAAATTTGTAGATGCTAAAAGTTCGAAAAGTGGCTTCGCGCAAATAAAAGACGTATTTTTCACCTTAATCCGGTTAGTGCAGGCCTACGCAAATGGTTCATACCGGCAAATACCTACTCGTTCTTTACTTCTCGGAATTGCTACTTTGCTTTATCTGGTAATGCCCTTAGATATTATTCCGGATTTTCTACCTTTAATTGGTTATACCGACGATTTAAGTGTGATTGCCTGGTTTGTTACCACTTTTCAGAGTGAAATTACCCGGTTCCGGAGTTGGGAAACGCGCCACCAGGACGAAGAAGAACCTATGGTAGCGGTGGTATAACTCCTTGGGTTAACAAAAGGCTTTTTTGAAGCTTGATATTTCTCTATTTTTGTCCGGTAAAGTTTTATTATGCAAAATCTTAAGCGGGTTAGTATTTTGGGTTGTGGTTGGTTAGGTCTTCCTTTAGCCGAGCATTTGGTCACCAACGGTTATCAAGTATATGGGTCTACCACTACCCCCGAAAAACTAGAATTATTCCGGCAAAAAAATATTCAACCTTTTTTAATTAACCTATCCGATTTATCTGAATCTTCAACTCTAATTGAGTTTCTGGATTCGGATTTTTTAATAATTAGCTTTCCGCCCCGGCTCCGGGCGGGTGGAGAATCGCTTTACCTGCCGCAAATGGAAAGATTAGCAAAAGCTTTAAAGCAATCTTCCGTTAAACAAGTTTTATTTATTTCTTCTACTTCGGTTTACCGCGACGTGAATGGCTGGGTTACGGAAAATGATTTGGAAGCACTCATAAAAGAAAGTCCATTATACCAAGCCGAAATTTTATTGCAAAGTAGCAATCATTATAAAACAACTGTTTTCCGCTTTGGAGGTTTGGTCGGCGGCAGTCGTCATCCAGGTCGGTTTTTAGCCGGAAAAATGGAGGTGCCTCAACCCGAATCTCCGGTTAATTTAATTTACTTAGACGACAGCCTGCAGCTTTGTTTCCGAATGATTCAAAATCCAATTCCGCATAATGAGGTTTTTAATGCTGTTGCCGACAAACATCCCTCGCGGCAAGAATTCTATACGGCCGCGGCTAAAGCTTTACAATTAGCTCCCCCACAGTTTACAATGCACGATACGCCTCAATATAAAATAATAAGTAACGAAAAAATTAAAGCGGCTCTGGCTTACGAATTTATTCGCCCTGATCCAATGTTATTCTTTTAAGAAAATTAAATTTTTATTCGTAGAAAGTGCCTGAAACAGAAACAATTGTAGTGGTAGGTGGTGGTGCGGCTGGTTTTTTTGGTGCAATTACCTGTGCGGAAAATAACCGGAAGGCAAAAGTCATTTTATTCGAGAAAACCAATAAGCTTCTGGCCAAAGTGCGGATTTCCGGCGGTGGCCGCTGCAACGTTACCCACCATTGCTTAAATCCGAATCAACTCATTCAGTTCTATCCCCGGGGCGGTAAATTTTTGAAACAACCTTTTAAAGAATTCGGGGCCCAAGAAACGGTAGCATGGTTCCAGCAGCGAGGTGTTCGTTTGCACACCGAACCTGACGGCAGAATGTTCCCGGATACGAATGATTCTGCTACAATTGTAAACTGCCTTATGAGCGGGGCTAACAAAGCCGGCGTAAAAGTAGAAACAAGTATAAGTGTAAATAAAATAGTGCCGCTTCGCGCACCGGATCAACCAGGAGAATTTGAGTTACAATTATCTGATGGCAAAGCGCTTTTTGCTCATAAAGTACTGGTAACTACGGGAGGCGGTCCTAAAATTGAAAATTATCAATGGTTACAATCTTTAGGCTTAGCTATTCAGGAACCGGTACCTTCGTTATTTACTTTTAACGTGCCCCGTTCGCCTTTTCAGGAATTAGCTGGTGTGGCTGTGCCCAAAGTCAAAGTGAAAATTGCGGGCCAGAATTTAGAAAATGAAGGACCTTTGCTCATTACCCATTGGGGCTTTAGCGGACCAGCCATCCTCAAGTTATCCGCTTGGGGAGCCCGGGTTTTGCAGCAGCTGAAATATCATTTTACTATATTAATTAACTGGGTACCCGAACATACCGAAGAATCGTTGCGGGCCTTTCTCCTGCAACACCGGCACGATTATTCCCGCCGTACAGTGGCTGCCCATCCGTTATTTAACTTACCGCACCGGCTCTGGAAAGCTATACTAGATTTAGCTTCCATTAATGACCAAGTTAAATGGTCTGATTTACCCGCTAAAAACCAAAACAAATTGCTGGAGCACTTACTCCGATCGCCCTTTGAGGTGCGGGGTAAAACCACTTTTAAAGACGAATTTGTTACGTGTGGTGGACTGGATTTAAACGGAATCAATCCGAAAACAATGGAGAGTAAACAATTTCCTGGTTTATACTTTGCCGGCGAAATTTTAGATATCGATGGAATTACCGGCGGATTTAACTTTCAGGCCGCCTGGACAACCGCTTACTTAGCGGGTAAAGCAATGGCTTTATAAAAGAAACAATTTTTTCATTTTTCCTGATTTCGCGGGATTACTCTTTTTCCAGCAACATTTTGTCTACCAATGTAGTTTATAAGAAAAAATTAAATATTTCTACTTTAAACAAAATAAAACTATGGACAAAGAAAAAGAAATTGTTTCGGTGGTGCACCACCTGATAGAACGCGCTAAAGACGGCGAAAAAGGCTACCGTACTGCTTCCCATGATGTACACGAAGAAGATTTAAAAGGTTTATTCCGCCAGTATGCCGTTCAACGGGATAGTATGATTACTGAATTGCAAGACCAACTGCATCGCATGGGTAAAACCGATAACGAAAGCGGCTCAATAGAAGGGACCGTTCACCGGGCGTGGCTGGATTTATCGTCGGCTATTGTTGCCCGGGATCGCAAACGTATTTTATCTGAATGCGAGCGCGGCGAAGATTATGCCGTTGCGGCCTATGAAAAAGCCATGAAAGCTGATTTGCCCCAGGAACTTAAAGCCATTGTTGAAAAACAATATCAACTGGTAAAAGAAGCTCATGATCATATCCGGGGTCTGCGGGACCAAGCATAAAATTTACTATTTTAAATTTATCCTACACTAGTTGGTTTAGTAAAAAGAAAAGGCAGAAGTTTAATCAAGCTTCTGCCTTTTCTTTTTACTAAACGTAGTTATCTCCTGCTTTCTATCTTTAATTAAAAATTTTATAATCAAGCTTAAATTTTTTGTATCCATTCAGATGAAAAGAATATATTTGGCGGTTCGTACCATCTCATATTCGTTAAATTATGAAAAAAATAAAAGTAGGTGTCGCCGGCCTAGGTTTCATCGGTCCGGCTCACATCGAAGCGCTTCGTCGGCAACCAGATATAGAAGTTGTAGCTATTAACGATTTCAGCGAAGAATATGCTCGTTCTAAAGCAGATAGTTTAGGCATTGAAAAATCGTTTGGTAACTTCGATAACATGTTGGCCGATCCGGACATAGAAGTTGTGCATATCTGTACGCCCAACTTTTTGCATTATCCTATGGCTAAAGCGGCTTTGCTCGCCGGCAAACACGTAGTATGCGAAAAACCTTTAGCCAATACAGTAGCCGAAGCTCAGGAATTAGTAGAACTAGCCGCTAAAACCGGTTTAGTAAATGCTATTCACTTTAACCTGCGTTATTATCCGTTAATCCGCCATATGCGCACCATGCGGGTAAAAGGCGAACTAGGAAACGTGCATTCAGTAATAGGTTCGTATTTGCAAGACTGGCTTTTTTACGCTACTGATTATAACTGGCGTTTAGAGCCTGATAAATCCGGTGAATCAAGAGCTATAGCCGATATTGGTTCGCACTTAATTGATTTAATAGAATACATTACCGGTTTAGAAATTACTGCTGTAATGGCAGACTTTTCAACCGTACATCCGAACCGGAAGAAACCTACCAAACCAATTGAAACGTATTCCGGTAAAATGCTACAACCCGAAGATTACCAGGAAGTTCCTATTAATACCGAAGATTACGCTACGGTAATGATTCGGTTTAACGATGGCAGCAAAGGGGTAGTAACCGTAAGTCAGGTATCTGCCGGCCGGAAAAACCGTTTAAGCCTGGAAATCTCCGGTTCTAACCAAACCGTTTCCTGGTGTTCAGAATCGCCTAACAATGTTTGGATTGGTAAACGGGATAGTGCGAATGAAGTGCTGATGCGCGATCCCGCTTTAGTACACAAAGAAAGTGCCCAGCTTATCTCCTTCCCGGGTGGCCATAACGAAGGTTTCCCGGATACATCCAAGCAATTATTTAAAGAAGTTTATGCCGCAGTACGCGAAGGAAAACAACCCGCTGAACCTAGCTACCCAACTTTCGCTGATGGTTTACGTGAGTTGATACTATGTGATAAAATTATTGAAAGCAATAAAAAACAAGCCTGGGTTCAGGTATAAAATTACTTTTTCTTATGTAAAAAGCCTATTCTGTTTTATTGAATAGGCTTTTTTATTGTAATTAGAATAAGGTTCTAAGTAAAACTTACAATAATTATTGTACGTAATACGTAAGAATTAATACGTATACACCGTAACTTAACCTCCTTATTGTTTGTTATAATTAGTAATATATTTTACATTACCATTTTATAAGTTCAATCTTGGTAATTTTCTTTTTTGCATTGGTTTATTGGTTAAACAATTATTAGTTTAACCGCATGTAAAAAGACCAATATTTTAAGTTTAAAGAACACAAATATGCTTTTTAAACCTGCTTCTTATACTTAGTTGCAGTAATATTAATCTTTCTATGTATTACGCTTTATTACATTACTCAACTAATTTGTATGATAAAAAGAATTATATTACTCCCCTATTTAACTGCTAATTATAATTCAGCTTGTTTTAACAGACAAGCTCAGTTAGCTACTTATTCCATATGTAAGCAGGTTCCACCTTTTTGAAATTAAATCGGGAGCCATTAAGCATAATTATATTTTAGAGTTAGTAGAAACAAAAAAATATATCTTTAAAATATAATCTTATATGGATTAATTCTTCTTCTTTAAATATTTGACTTTGTAATTTGCAATCAAGTATTTTAAAGCAAAAAAATACCAAACCGTTACTTTTAATGAAATCTAGCTTTCGCTGCTAAAGTAGGAAGCTACATCTATGCTTGTGTTACCAAATATTTACATTTTCTAGCTTCTCCATTGTTTTAGTTTGAAGTTAGATTTAAAGACAGACCAGATCCATTAATTAATTATAAAATGACAAAATTAAAAATAGGTGTTATTGATCTGGTAAGCAAAGGGCCTACCAATACTTTATGGGCCCGAACGATGCACGCCAACCTGGCGAGTATTATGCCGCAAGTAGTAGCAACTTGGTGTGAGCAACAGGGGCATGAAGTAACTTTAATGTGTTATACCGGCTTGGAAGACTTACGCCGGGAATTGCCTAAAAACTTAGATTTAGTTTTTCTTTGTTCCTTTACGCAAGCAGCTTTATTGGCATACGCCCTTAGTAATTATTTTCGTAGTCAAGGGACTGTAACGGTTTTAGGCGGCCCCCATGCCCGTTGCTATCCGGACGATGCCGTTAAATATTTTGATTATGTCCTGGGGTTTACCCACCAATCTACCATCATAGAAGTATTAGAAGATTGTTCACCCCAGCGCCCAATTGGTAAACATCTTTCGGCAAACCGGCAACCTGCTCATTTACCTGGGGTAAAAGAGCGTTGGAAGTTTATCGAACCTACTTTAAAAAAAGCACCTTTTTTACAGATGGTACCCATGATTGGGAGCGTAGGTTGCCCTTACACCTGTTCTTTTTGCATTGATGCCACCGTGCCTTACCAGCCCATGAATTTTGAGGTGATTAAAGAAGATCTGCGCTTTTTGCTAACAAAATTCAAAAGACCTTATGTAGGCTGGCACGATCCTAACTTTGGCGTACGGTTCGAAGATAATATGGAAGCCATTGCTTCGGCGGCTCCTTTAAAAAGTTTTCGTTTTATTGCGGAAAGCAGCCTTTCTATTTTAACCGAAGAACACCTGCAGGTTATGGAGCGTAGCGGCTTCGATGCTTTGTTACCAGGAATAGAATCATGGTATGAGTTGGGAAACAAATCCCGGACTAACCGCTTAGCCGGAGAAGAAAAAGTTAATCGTATTTCGGAACACGTAAATATGATGTTTCGGTACGTACCATACGTACAAACCAATTTTGTATTAGGACTGGACAGTGATGCGGGAGATGAGCCCTTTGAACTCACTAAACGGTTTGTAGATCTTTCGCCGGCGGCTTTTCCGGGTTATTCGCTTTTAAGTGCTTTTGGCGAAGCAGCTCCTTTAAATTTAGATTATCAGCGCAATGGCCGGGTATTGCCCTTTCCTTTTCACTTTTTAAATAACCACCTGGCCATGAATGTAAAACCCCAAAATTATGAATGGCTGGATTTTTATGACAAAGTAATTGACTTAACTGCCTACACTTTCTCTAAAAAAGCAATTTACCGTCGGTTTGTAGCTAGTCCGAGCCGGGCGGCCAAGTGGATGAATTTTATGCGGGCCGTTTCTTCCGAAGGTTTTGGACGTTTGCGGTTTTACCGGGAGGTGCGTAATAGATTAGCAGGAGACCAGAAGTTCCGGCAATATTTTGAAGGCGAAACCCAGGAACTACCAGCATTTTATAAAAATATCGTTCAAAAAGATTTAGGAATTTGGTGGCAATGGTTACCAGAAGGAGCAATGGAACACAATCCGAATGCTTACCTTCATAAGAAAACAAATGCATCCATCATCGTATAACCAACTCTAGCCACTAAGGTAAATACACCTTTTTTGCCGTTTACCACTTTCATCCGTTTACAAGCCAACTTTTAAGGTAAGGTTAGAAGGAGAATTTTGCCTTCTGATCTTACCATCTACATTTTACAAGCAATCCTTCCCATTAAGGTAAAGCACTATTACTTTACTTTCTTTTCCGTTCACCAATAAAAGTTTATGTCAACCAAAATCAAATTTACCAACACGAGTAATTCAACGTTTTTTGCCACTACCCGCCAACGGGTAGAAAGTTACCTAAAAGAAAATACCACTTCTAAATATGCGAATAAAGCCATGTGGGTAAAAACTATATTTTACTTAACGGGCGCCCTCACTTTATACCTGCTTCTTCTTTCTAATGCATTTTCAGTCTGGACAATGTTGGGTTTAGCTCTTCTGCTGGGTATATTCTGCGCTTTTATTGGATTTAATATTTGCCACGATGCTATACACGGGGCCTTCTCCGCTAATCAAAAAGTAAATAAACTGTTCAGTTTTGTATTTAATCTAATTGGAGCCAGCCCCTATATTTGGAGTATTTCGCATAATGTGGTGCATCATACCTATACCAACATTCCCGGCCACGACGAAGACATTGAAGTAGCCCCTGGTTTAATCCGGATTTCGGAAGAAGAAAAAGTAAATAAATTACACCGCTATCAGCATTTTTACGCTTTTGGCGTGTATAGTTTAGCTTCTCTTTCCTGGGTGCTACGGAAAGATTATATAAAGTTTTTTCAGAAAAAGATTGGCGAACATCCAACCATTAACCATCCCAAACGCGAATATTTTAATTTGTTTTTCTACAAGGCTATTTATTATTTCTTTTTTATAGCTCTACCACTGCTAGTTTTAGATATTACCTGGTGGCAATTTATAATCGGGTTTGTTGGTCTGCATTTGGCCGAAGGACTAACCTTGGGCTTGGTATTCCAGTTAGCGCACGTGGTGGAAGGTACCGATTTCCCAACGCCGAACGAAGAAGGTAATATGGAAGAAGCCTGGGCCAATCACCAGATGCGCACCACTGCTAATTTTGCAACTGATAACAAAATGGCTGGATTTTTATTGGGTGGTCTTAACCGACAAATAGAACATCATCTTTTCCCGAAGGTATGCCACATTCATTATCCGGCAATTTCCAAAATTGTAAAGCAAACAGCCCATGAATTTAACCTGCCATACATTGAAAGTCCTACTTTTTGGGCCGCCTTAAAATCGCATTACCGTATGTTAAAGAAATTTGGCCATACTGCTTACCACAACCAATTACGATTGGTTGAAGTAACGAGCTAATAATCGTAAGTTCGTTTAGGTAATCGATAAAGAATAAAGATGAAAGAAGCATCTGAAAATCATTGCATTACTTAGAGGTGTTAGCAAGGAGTACGCCCCATATAATTTTTGCCTATCAGATACCTACTAAACTATTTTCATTTTTTAAATGATGCTTGTGAAAAATTTTAATCCTGAAATAGGAAATTAAGGCGCTACTTTAAATTCAGAGGTACCAGAACTTAATGCTTGACCTTACGAATTAGGATTTAGAAGCAAAACCGGAAAAGGTCAATCCAAAAATATTTTTAACTTTGCCTATTTGGGAACGTAAGGTCCACTGATAAATAGGGTAACCTAGATTATTGTCTGGCAATACCCCGGTAAGGAAGTTAAATAGTAAAATAATAAAAAAAACGTATGGCTTGGTTTCTTTTAATTTTGGCAGGTCTGTTTGAGATTGGATTTACCACTTGCCTTACCAAAGCAAAAGAAGCTACTGGTATTTATTATTTTATCTGGATTGCTGGTTTTTTTATTTCAATGAGTACCAGTATGTTCTGTTTATACAGAGCCACCTTAACCTTACCAATGGGTACCGCTTATGCTGTATGGACGGGAATTGGCGCGGCTGGTACCGCTATATTGGGTATATTATTTTTTAAAGAACCCGCCGAACTTTGGCGAATAGTTTTTATTACTACTTTGATTGGCTCTATCGTGGGCCTAAAGGCTGTTACTCATTAAACGAATTATATTAACTTTCTCCGTTCGGTTAAACATTTATTAATTATTATTGTAAAACTAAAAAGGCTCATTCCTTAGCAGGAATGAGCCTTTTTAGTTTTTATAGCTATCAATAAAGAAGTTAAATAATTATTTACGGTTTAAGTAGCTACCAAAATATTAGTTTGGGATATTAGTAGTTACTACGTTTTTTCTTTTTATCGAAGTTACCACCGCCAAAGCGGGAGCCAAAACCACCCCGGTCCGACCGGTCAGAGAAGCCGCCTCTATTGCCGCCTCGATCGCCACCTCTTTCGGAGTAGCTACCGCGGTCGCCTCTACTTCTTTCACGGTCACCTCCCCGGTCATTACCTCTTTCACCACGATCTTCGCCGGAACCAGCAGTTTTCTTTTGCGCCTTTTCAAAAGATACCGGTTTGCCCAACATGGTGGTGCGACCTAATTTATCTACTATTTCGGAAGTGTATTCTTTTGGAACTTCTACGAAAGAAAACTTATCGTACAAGCTAATATCGCCTACTTTGCTGGCCGGTAAGCTGGTATTATCCGAAATAATTTCGACAATATCTTTCGGGTTAACGCGATCTTTTTTACCAATGGTAACAAATAAACGGCTCATGCCTTCGCGCGGGCCATCGAGTTCTTTCGAAACTTCTTTGGCTTTTTCTTCACGCATGCTCATTTTCATGAGAGCGGCAGCAATTTCCAAGGAAGTAAAATCTTCGGCCAGTAAACGCTCTACGCGGCTAATGTGCTTGGTTAAATTTCCTTTTTGAATAACTTCTTTTACCTGGCTCAAAAACAAAGTGGTTTTTACTTCGGCTACATCTTCGTAGCTTGGTACGCTGGCCAACTTAATTTTAGCGTTGGTAAAACGCATGATATCTTTTAATTTATAAATATCACGCCCCGACACAAACGAAAACGCTTTACCGGATTTACCAGCGCGGCCGGTACGGCCAATGCGGTGTACGTAAGCTTCCTCGT
Proteins encoded in this region:
- a CDS encoding Gfo/Idh/MocA family protein, whose protein sequence is MKKIKVGVAGLGFIGPAHIEALRRQPDIEVVAINDFSEEYARSKADSLGIEKSFGNFDNMLADPDIEVVHICTPNFLHYPMAKAALLAGKHVVCEKPLANTVAEAQELVELAAKTGLVNAIHFNLRYYPLIRHMRTMRVKGELGNVHSVIGSYLQDWLFYATDYNWRLEPDKSGESRAIADIGSHLIDLIEYITGLEITAVMADFSTVHPNRKKPTKPIETYSGKMLQPEDYQEVPINTEDYATVMIRFNDGSKGVVTVSQVSAGRKNRLSLEISGSNQTVSWCSESPNNVWIGKRDSANEVLMRDPALVHKESAQLISFPGGHNEGFPDTSKQLFKEVYAAVREGKQPAEPSYPTFADGLRELILCDKIIESNKKQAWVQV
- a CDS encoding PhoH family protein; translated protein: MTETQKAKRAPARKKTETPPKTKKIFVLDTSVILYDHSAVEHFEENDVAIPITVLEELDNFKKGNDIKNFEAREFIRFIDQLSHENKLQDWLPLNGKNKGNFRVLMTHDSPVDAEKVFNERKADHKILNSALQLQHEMPDSKVILVTKDINLRLKARALNLPAEDYETGKVQNVNALYTGNDRLENAPATLINELYETGISTNLEVLTQEPQDNHYYILKSFKNSVLAYYNPVERRLERVDKLTGYGIKPRNAEQAFALHAIMNPNVKLVTIQGVAGTGKTLLTLAGAIEQRRNYKQIYLARPIVPLSNRDIGFLPGDIKSKINPYMEPLWDNLKFIQNQFIETSKEHQKLKELTEQEKLVITPLAYIRGRSLSNIFFIVDEAQNLTPHEIKTIISRAGENTKIVFTGDIYQIDTPYLDTQSNGLSYLIDKAKNHPLYAHITLLKGERSELANLANDLL
- a CDS encoding BaiN/RdsA family NAD(P)/FAD-dependent oxidoreductase, with protein sequence MPETETIVVVGGGAAGFFGAITCAENNRKAKVILFEKTNKLLAKVRISGGGRCNVTHHCLNPNQLIQFYPRGGKFLKQPFKEFGAQETVAWFQQRGVRLHTEPDGRMFPDTNDSATIVNCLMSGANKAGVKVETSISVNKIVPLRAPDQPGEFELQLSDGKALFAHKVLVTTGGGPKIENYQWLQSLGLAIQEPVPSLFTFNVPRSPFQELAGVAVPKVKVKIAGQNLENEGPLLITHWGFSGPAILKLSAWGARVLQQLKYHFTILINWVPEHTEESLRAFLLQHRHDYSRRTVAAHPLFNLPHRLWKAILDLASINDQVKWSDLPAKNQNKLLEHLLRSPFEVRGKTTFKDEFVTCGGLDLNGINPKTMESKQFPGLYFAGEILDIDGITGGFNFQAAWTTAYLAGKAMAL
- a CDS encoding SDR family oxidoreductase, translated to MQNLKRVSILGCGWLGLPLAEHLVTNGYQVYGSTTTPEKLELFRQKNIQPFLINLSDLSESSTLIEFLDSDFLIISFPPRLRAGGESLYLPQMERLAKALKQSSVKQVLFISSTSVYRDVNGWVTENDLEALIKESPLYQAEILLQSSNHYKTTVFRFGGLVGGSRHPGRFLAGKMEVPQPESPVNLIYLDDSLQLCFRMIQNPIPHNEVFNAVADKHPSRQEFYTAAAKALQLAPPQFTMHDTPQYKIISNEKIKAALAYEFIRPDPMLFF
- a CDS encoding GNAT family N-acetyltransferase, which encodes MQLNRINDLDQTMHLIELTAIYPLDYKAFFQQGLRDHPDCFRTSPGDERWAYFPTEGTPESFTLAAITEQQELMGVVSFERETSRNMRHKALLYRMYVSKQFAGNGIGKFLIQNTLDRARQLPGLEQVFLTVIASNVKAKSLYSSFGFEQFSHEKNAIKTSAGIYYHEEQMVLFL
- a CDS encoding ferritin-like domain-containing protein; the protein is MDKEKEIVSVVHHLIERAKDGEKGYRTASHDVHEEDLKGLFRQYAVQRDSMITELQDQLHRMGKTDNESGSIEGTVHRAWLDLSSAIVARDRKRILSECERGEDYAVAAYEKAMKADLPQELKAIVEKQYQLVKEAHDHIRGLRDQA
- a CDS encoding DinB family protein gives rise to the protein MISKAPLSEVAPFYHRYLQQIPEGDILVRLQEQADDISKLLTSLSSEKQNFAYKSGKWTVKELFGHMIDTERIMAYRALCIARGEKQSLPGFEENDYVAAAQFSKREINSLLQEYQLQRHGNITLFASFDETTLQRAGTMNNNNATVRGILTIIAAHEFHHLQILKDRYQI
- a CDS encoding YkvA family protein — its product is MSTLTDKGLEISKKAIFHMLVKRASALLGKPVKISLLLKEAYDKFVDAKSSKSGFAQIKDVFFTLIRLVQAYANGSYRQIPTRSLLLGIATLLYLVMPLDIIPDFLPLIGYTDDLSVIAWFVTTFQSEITRFRSWETRHQDEEEPMVAVV